CCGGAATCCAGAAGCGCCAGCAGAAGTTCATCACCCGCGTCAGCGTCGGCGTCGGCTGCCGGAACTGCGAGCTCGGGTCCGACGGATCCTTGTCCTTCCACCCCGACCAGATGTGATGGTGGTGGTGCATCTGCCGCCAGCTGAAGAACGGCATCAGGCAGAACACCGAGCTCACGTGCCCGAGCAGCGCGTTGAGCCAGCGCGTGCGGAAGAAGCCGCCGTGCGCGAAGTCGTGGTGCAGCACGAACCACTGGAACAGGTTCACGGCCAGCAGCACCTGGCCCAGCAGCCAGAGTGGCCACGCATCCTGCACCGACAGCGCGATGGCACAGGCGGTGAACGCGAGCTGCCACGCCACGATCGCGGTCGCCCAGCCGTTGCTGCTCGCGAGCGTCACCTTCTCAGCCATGCTGCCGCTCCCCGGTCACGGTTCCTGCGCGCGGCACACCCACCAGGGTGCGCGGCTTGATGTCGCCCAATCGCATCCGCTCGCGCGCCGGCCGGGCCAGGTGTGGTCCGCCGGAGACGAGGGTCACGCGCAATGATGCCAGCTGCCCGAGCCGCCGCGCCAGTGCGTAGTGCGGGTTCGCGCGCAGCAGGTCGTCCAGCCGTGCGGCGAGTTCCGCCGCCGGCGCCTGACTCGTCCCGGCCGACAGTCGCAGCTCGTACCAGGCCGCGCCCCCCGACTGCATGGCGTGCAGCTCCGCCAGCTCCGGCGCCTCGCCCGTTCCCGTGACGTCCCACAGTGCGCGGAGGCACCCGGCCACGAACGGCTCGGCGAGTTTCTCGCCACGCAGGTCACTCACGTTGCCCGTCCGGCCGAGGAACCGCAGCGACGGCGCAGCGCCAAGGTGTCCGGCACACTCCACGACGTCGCCCAGCCGGTAACGCCAGAGCCCGGCGCCGTTGGTCACCACCACCTCGTACTCCCCGCCATCCTCGAGTTCATGCGCCAGCCGGAAGCTGCCGCCATCGTCCAGGAACTCGAAGAAGTGCGACGTGAGCGCCACCGGGTACGCGCCATGCACCGGCACCGTCACCACCGCCTCGGTGGCGAGCAGCCCCTTCGACTGCACCAGCACGCCGGGCAACCGCCGTTCCAGCGCCGCGTGCCCAGCGGCGGCCGCCTGGTCACCCCAGCAGCTCACCACCTGCAGTGCCGGCCACCACCGCGGCCATTGCTCGGCACCGATGTGGCGGAGCGCCCGTGCGCGCGCGGCGTTCGCGGGCGCACGCCAGGCCGCGCGGCTCGCCGGCGGCAACGCATCACCCCACGGCAGCGTGCCGAACGCGATGGCATCGAGCAGCTGGTCCCAGTGGCGCGGTGCGGCGCTCACCAGCAGTTCCAGGAACGACGGATGCCAGACGGAGATCAGTCGCAGCTCCGCCTGGCGCAGCATCGCCAACAGCGTGAGGCACCGGAACGCCTCCTCGTCACGCACATGCCGCACCGAGGCCGGCACGGCCATCACCTGTCGCACCAGTGTCCCGGCCCAGCCACCGAGGTACTCCGCGTCATCCGCGAAGCCCACCCGCACGCCACCCGGCGCGGGCAGTGCGTCGTCGGCGTCGCTGAGTGGGGACACCGACCAGTACGCCGGCCCGCCGAGCAGTGCCGGCCGGGCGCGCACCAGGTCAGCCATCCAGGCACTCACTGCCGTCGCGAACGACGCCTGCAGCCCTGCCGTGAACGGGACCAGCTTCCGTGCGCCGGACGATCCGCTCGTCGGGGCCAGGTGTGTCACGGGGGCGGCCGTGAGCAGGTTCCGGTCGCCGGCCTGGATGCGCGGAATCCAGCCGGCGAGATCCGACGCATCGGAGAGCGGCACGGTGCGCGCGAAGTCGGCCGGTGTGCGCAGCGCTGCGAATTCGTACCGGCGGCCGTACTCGCACCCCGCGTGACGCGCGAGCGCCGCGGCGAGCCACGCTGCCTGCGCTTCCGCGGGCGCGTGCAATGCGCGAGCGAATCGGCGCGAGGCTGTGATCCCACTCGCCAGCCAGAGTGTGTTCACCAGCGCGCTCTGCGGCCTCATGGCGCCGGACGTCGCAGCATGCGCACACCGGCGGCGGTGAGGTTCGCGTCACTCAGCTCCGTCAGGCACACCAGTTCGTCGCCATCGGCATGGCCGGGATTCGCGGCCAGGAAGTACGCCACGTGTGCATCGGCCCGCCGCCCGTCGTCCACCGCTGCCAGCGCGCCACGCAGGCGCTGCGGTGCGGTCAGCCGCACCACGCCGGCGTGACGGTCGTACCGCGACCCGAATCGCGCCTCCGCGAGCTGGTCCACCACCCGTTGCACCGCCGCCGGCGTGGCCGCGTCGTGGCGCGGCCAGAACTCGCGCCAGAACACGGGCAGGAAACGATAGGTGCGATAGCCGGACGTGAGCAGCAGCCAGTACCATCGTGACGCGGGCGCCTGCCGCTGCAGCTCGCGCACCATCCCGATCCAGGCGCGTGACAGGATCGGCGATCCCCACGCCTCGGGCGACATGATCGTGTCGCCGGAGTAGAGCACGTGCACCACCTCGCCGTCCACCACGGCCTGCCAGAGCTGCACCGTGGTGAAGCCCACCAGCCGCCCGTCGCGGCGTATGCGCAGCACCCAGTCCTTCTCGTCCAGGTCGCGCGCGAACTGCGCCGGCGTCACGCCGTCGAAGTGGGCGGAGAGCAGGCCGAGCATCTCCGCGCGATCGCCGGCCGTGAGGGCCTGTCGCGCCGTCACGACGCTGCGGTCCTCCACGCTGTCGCCTGCAGGCGCGATGCCTGCGTTGGTGGCAATCCGCGGCGCGGTCACAGCAGCCCCACTTCGGGGCGGAACGGCGCGCCGGTCCACGTCTCCCCGAATCGCGGGCTGCCGTCCCAGGCCACCTCGTACAGTCGTGACGCAT
This window of the Gemmatimonadaceae bacterium genome carries:
- a CDS encoding GH3 auxin-responsive promoter family protein — translated: MRPQSALVNTLWLASGITASRRFARALHAPAEAQAAWLAAALARHAGCEYGRRYEFAALRTPADFARTVPLSDASDLAGWIPRIQAGDRNLLTAAPVTHLAPTSGSSGARKLVPFTAGLQASFATAVSAWMADLVRARPALLGGPAYWSVSPLSDADDALPAPGGVRVGFADDAEYLGGWAGTLVRQVMAVPASVRHVRDEEAFRCLTLLAMLRQAELRLISVWHPSFLELLVSAAPRHWDQLLDAIAFGTLPWGDALPPASRAAWRAPANAARARALRHIGAEQWPRWWPALQVVSCWGDQAAAAGHAALERRLPGVLVQSKGLLATEAVVTVPVHGAYPVALTSHFFEFLDDGGSFRLAHELEDGGEYEVVVTNGAGLWRYRLGDVVECAGHLGAAPSLRFLGRTGNVSDLRGEKLAEPFVAGCLRALWDVTGTGEAPELAELHAMQSGGAAWYELRLSAGTSQAPAAELAARLDDLLRANPHYALARRLGQLASLRVTLVSGGPHLARPARERMRLGDIKPRTLVGVPRAGTVTGERQHG